One Capsicum annuum cultivar UCD-10X-F1 chromosome 2, UCD10Xv1.1, whole genome shotgun sequence genomic window carries:
- the LOC107858779 gene encoding mini zinc finger protein 2 — MRKIQVVVKRDDDSASSQSSTNSAFTVRRVRYKECQKNHAASVGGYAVDGCREFMPSGDEGTDSAFICAACGCHRNFHRREVETEVATNSSSSSSSP, encoded by the coding sequence ATGAGAAAAATTCAAGTGGTTGTGAAGAGAGACGACGACTCAGCCTCATCACAAAGCTCTACGAATTCAGCCTTTACGGTGAGGAGAGTGAGATATAAAGAATGCCAGAAGAATCATGCCGCTAGCGTTGGAGGTTATGCAGTTGATGGGTGCCGGGAGTTTATGCCTAGTGGTGACGAAGGAACAGACAGCGCATTTATTTGCGCTGCCTGTGGCTGTCACCGCAATTTCCACCGAAGAGAAGTGGAAACTGAAGTTGCCACTaattcttcttcctcttcttcttcccctTAA